The genomic stretch CAAATGTATCTACATTCCAAAGTCAGATCTTCATCGAAGGTTACACTGCTGAAATTAAATggacatttctcttgtgaatataaggacacatatatgaagacattttaaagaaaaatggaaggagatTGAAGTAAAATGGAAGGAGACAATAAGAAGATGTGTGGAAAATTATGGGAAGGTGATGTTGTATGTATAGAAGGAGTGCGTAGGAGCAGTAGCCACATGCATTAGCGTCTCCACTGAGTGGACTATGCATGCGCCATTGCATGTGGCGCATTGGACATGCATGCACCACTCCTAGTGGCGACATGgacatgcatgcgccaatgcgAATGACACATATGTTCAATAGTTTCATTGCATGCGCCGATGCAAATGACGCCTTGGttaatttttaaataaaagtGGTTATATTGATAAATATTTTGAAATAATGATTATTTTGGTATTATGTTtgaaaaatataattattttaaaCACTACTAGAAATTTCGCTTTTAGTGATTGAATTAGTGACTGAATTTTTTTGGTCATTATAGCCACCGAAATTAGACATCATGTTAATAAAATTTTAAAGGTCACTAAATAATATTAGCCACCAAATTAGTGATTGATATTTTGTGACCGTAATTTTCAGTCTCAAATAAGCGTTTgtataaaatattaatttataaaAACCTTTAGTGACCAAAAATTCGGTCAgtaataatattttttttctttattaagTTACATCCCcaatttttttactttttttaatattttaattccttttcaatttttattttttagtgaaaatttcacatttttatttttctaacaaataaattatatatttatataaGTAATTTGTCCATACAAATTTATTAATAAacaaaatataattttaattataataaatttaataaattttttacataatatttaaaattttaatttcttttataaTATATACAAGTTTGAAAGAAAATCGAAGTACTAAAATTAAGTTGCCTAATGGTCATTACCGATTTTTAAGTTTTTTCAGTCTCTAATTCGGTCACTAAACACAAATTTTTAATAgtaaaaaaaattttaaaaaaaaattagacTAAAAACATTTTTCCCTTTACATATCATAATAAATACTATATACATTAATGCGTGGATTTATTGATTGTCTAAAAGAAAGAAACTAAACATAAATAAAATGAAAAGTAGCAACTTGTAAACAAATGAACAAATAGGAAAAACTATATTCATTCTATAATAGAAAGTTTTGGGTTGTAAGATAACAAGCCTAAAGGCTGAAAACCCATTATACAATAAAGTAAAATTCAACTAAGATAATTCTCTTTCTAACTTAAataattaaattgtttacaaaCTAATTCTACAATCCAATCATTCTAATGAGAAAGTATTCATAAGAACTCAAATGAAAAACTATGACTAAAATCCTAATTCAAATATATATCACGGATTACGTTGTTTGAAGTAAGCCAAAACTCCAACAAAAGGAGCATTTATATATGTAGCTGGCTCTGATTGAGAAACATTGAAGCGTGAATCTTGAAAAGAATCATCCTCTGATGGCCCTCCAACAATCGCACCAGTTAGTTGATTGATATTTGGTGATTTCAAATCAAAATATTTGTCTCCATCACGACACCCTATATGTTTAGGATACACATCTATTGATGGCATCGTTGAAGCTCGATGATGTATCTTCTGAGGAAATTTTTGTCCATATCCTACCATGTATGACATTCCTAACGGGTTCTTTCCTAGTACATAATCCACCTTAAAAAATAGAGAAATCAAGGAACATGTGTTATAGTAGCAATTAAAATTAAGAAATGTAGCTATGTTTATAGAATTGATTGATAATTACCTGAGATTTTGCAAGATCAATGAGGTAAGCTGGTTTGGCAACAACACTACCACAATTGACTGTTTTATGGTTAACGTGCATGTAACGTGCATATACAATTAACAGAAAAGAATATGATGTTACATGTTGCAAATTACTGGCTCCAGATTTGAATAAAAGTCCACCTAATCAACATCCAAAAATAAGTACTTATTCGTAAACAGGAATTCATATGATAACTACATGATAAGAATTGAGTGAGGAGTATTTCTCTTACCTTTAGAATATGTAACTGCTTTGGTTGGTGAGTCAGGCAACAATGAGCATATAAGATTGTCTGCATTGGGAATGAATGGATTTTGGTTTGGTGGATCGTTCATCACGCGCTGTTAAAATTTATATAATAAAATTAGATTTGAAAAATATCATTACATATTATTTTCTCCGTTTTAAAATTATTGTCATTTAAGATTTTTCCACACATATTAAGAAATACACTAATATATATGTTATTTCCTCCCTTTTAAATAACTATTTTTTAAGATTTCTGCACATAAATAAAAGAATGAAATAATGTTGTCATAAGGTCGGTAGTTCAACTTTTGTTCCACTCATGTTataatttttttcaaaagaaTATTGTTGTTAGAAATAGAACCCTTTCATTAGGGAAATTGAAACATAAAATAGTCACCTCAACAACTAATAAACTTATgttaatttttaaaaatatttttgatggTATTTTAGTTTATGTTGGTACCAAAAAAATCCATAAAAATCCATCAATAATTACAATTGATTCTTGCATGCATCAAATGGTACAAAACTAAATATAAATTGTTGTGTAAAAAAATGTTACACTAATAATAAGAAATGACACTAACCTGAGAAATTAGTACATTAATTCCAGCATGCTTTGAATCCCATCCAAACTCAGTTAAGGGTCCTAAGGATTGTATATTTGATTTCACAAAATTCCAATAAATTTGATCATTAGAAGCCTTATATAACCATGCAGCACCCCAAACTAGCTCGTCCTGAATTACAAGCAATAATAATAAGTTTGATAATATTTTTCTACATACAAATGATGAATTATAAGATCATGAAAACCATACCATGTAACCATTGAAATCACAGTAGAAGGGGCATGCTCCATTACCTATGGAATCATTATAACTTCCACGATGATTATTCGCAAAATCAAATACCTAAATATcatttataaatattttaattatttagtAACAAAGCATTTGAAAAATGCATTATCGATTAATAAATGTAGGATACCTGTTTAGCTCTGCTAACAAGAGTTTGAGAGTATCTACTGTCATTTTTGCTTAATGCAATGGATGATGCAGCGAGAGCAGCCGCGATTTCGGCAGAAACCTCGGAACCGGGCTTACTCGTAGTGACAACATATGTTTTCCTGGAAGTGTCCATGTCTTCTGGTCTTTCCCAACAACCGTGGTCGCTATTGGGATCTCCTATTTGTGCTATAACAACGTTTGGATCTTTGGTTGCTTTTAGAAAATAATCGGTTCCCCAACGAATTGCTTCGATTGCATGTTGTAAATCGGGACCCATGAGATCTCCAAATTCTATGACACTCCAAGCTAGCATGGTGGTTGTAAATGCCATTGGGAAATGGAACTTTACGTTGTCACCAGCATCATAGTATCCACCATCCATACGCACCTGTTTTGGGAATGTACAAATGGTAGCAAATCAAGTTTTTTATCAAAAACATTAAAGGGATTTCAAACaaatgaaaataagaaaaaattGATAAATAAAAATCTATTAAGATTATTTTGATAGCATGCTAATCAATGGTTTCTTATTGAAACACTATAAAATTATTTTGCTCAAAGTTTAAAAACGAATTTCAATATCATTCCTATAAGTATGATTTAATTAATAATACACTTTTTTATTTTAGTATAGTAAAATGCCTGTTAATCGAAACCTGAGTCGTTAAACCAATTGGACCGAGAATCAAACCCTTAACTAATATGTTTGGATTTGAAAATTGGCAGGTAATAGAATCAAAATTTAAATTGAAAAATCcataaaagtaaaaaaaaatgGGGATTTAGACTATTAGGGTCAAAACAGATTTTACTTTTgatttataaaaaataaaaaaaaaagtcTAATCCTAATTTAATCTTAAAACCTGAAACCTATAGGTACATTGGTTTAAGGTTAGAATATAAAATCAAAGCTGATGACTATTCAGGTGAATGAAAACATGAAAATGCATGCATAGAATCAAAATAGAATGAGTAACCACCTAAAGAATTTAATAAAACTTACACGAATATCAGATCCATCATTGAGTGCAGAGTTTTTTCTCCATGTCATACGTTGAGAAGCTGGCAAATATCCTGACCTTTGGCCTTCGAAAAACAAAATACTTTTTGTTAATGCATCAGCATAGTTACCTGGAGCTGATTTTACAATTGTAGTAGACATTATCATTGTTATTAGCAATGCAAGTTTTGACAATATTGTCATTTTGTTTTCTCTCATGTTTTTTTTTGTAACTCTTTTTTCAGTTTCAAGTTTGAAGTCTGTTATTTGAGCCTTCATCATGTCAAGAATATATATAGTTAAACAATAATGGAGCATTTATTTGTTGGGATTCATATCTGAAATTTGATCCTAAGTTATCAATTATATGCAAATGAAAAAGGTAGGGTTTTGTTTATGTTAATTCATTTCTAACATAGAAAAGAATCCTAGATAGTTTAGTTAATAATTATTGATTTGGatattttattaatatttatattaaTTTAGATTAGTTATTTTTCTGTTATAGAATAATCTCTTTATTATTTTTTACAAGGAATTCTTTTTTACAAAGAACATTTACTTTTGCGATT from Lathyrus oleraceus cultivar Zhongwan6 chromosome 7, CAAS_Psat_ZW6_1.0, whole genome shotgun sequence encodes the following:
- the LOC127105215 gene encoding endoglucanase 8 isoform X1, translating into MIMSTTIVKSAPGNYADALTKSILFFEGQRSGYLPASQRMTWRKNSALNDGSDIRVRMDGGYYDAGDNVKFHFPMAFTTTMLAWSVIEFGDLMGPDLQHAIEAIRWGTDYFLKATKDPNVVIAQIGDPNSDHGCWERPEDMDTSRKTYVVTTSKPGSEVSAEIAAALAASSIALSKNDSRYSQTLVSRAKQVFDFANNHRGSYNDSIGNGACPFYCDFNGYMDELVWGAAWLYKASNDQIYWNFVKSNIQSLGPLTEFGWDSKHAGINVLISQRVMNDPPNQNPFIPNADNLICSLLPDSPTKAVTYSKGGLLFKSGASNLQHVTSYSFLLIVYARYMHVNHKTVNCGSVVAKPAYLIDLAKSQVDYVLGKNPLGMSYMVGYGQKFPQKIHHRASTMPSIDVYPKHIGCRDGDKYFDLKSPNINQLTGAIVGGPSEDDSFQDSRFNVSQSEPATYINAPFVGVLAYFKQRNP
- the LOC127105215 gene encoding endoglucanase 8 isoform X2; translation: MIMSTTIVKSAPGNYADALTKSILFFEGQRSGYLPASQRMTWRKNSALNDGSDIRVRMDGGYYDAGDNVKFHFPMAFTTTMLAWSVIEFGDLMGPDLQHAIEAIRWGTDYFLKATKDPNVVIAQIGDPNSDHGCWERPEDMDTSRKTYVVTTSKPGSEVSAEIAAALAASSIALSKNDSRYSQTLVSRAKQVFDFANNHRGSYNDSIGNGACPFYCDFNGYMDELVWGAAWLYKASNDQIYWNFVKSNIQSLGPLTEFGWDSKHAGINVLISQVSVISSNQNPFIPNADNLICSLLPDSPTKAVTYSKGGLLFKSGASNLQHVTSYSFLLIVYARYMHVNHKTVNCGSVVAKPAYLIDLAKSQVDYVLGKNPLGMSYMVGYGQKFPQKIHHRASTMPSIDVYPKHIGCRDGDKYFDLKSPNINQLTGAIVGGPSEDDSFQDSRFNVSQSEPATYINAPFVGVLAYFKQRNP